Below is a genomic region from Microbacterium esteraromaticum.
TGTCGCGGAACTCGTCCTCACGACCGACCCACGAGACCAGGCCGCGGTCGCCGGCCGGCATGTCTCCGGCGAAGAAGTTGAGGCCGGTGAGCTGCACGCCCGCGTCCTGGATGGCGGCGACGAACTCGTCGATCTCCTGCTGTGCGGGCACGGCGGAGGCGAAGGGCCACCAGAACTCGACGGCGTCGAAGCCGGCGGCCTTGGCCGCGGCGGGCCGCTCGGTGACGGGGAGGTCGGTCAGCAGGATCGAGGCGTTGACGGTGTAGCTCATGATCGTCCTTGATTTCGTATTACGGAATAAAAGTTCCTAGTAATGAAAGGTTAGGTCGCGATTCGTCGTCGTGTCAACGTTCAGGGGCGCACATTCCAGCATCCGGAACCGGCTCGCGCCCAACCGATGGAAAACGCCGGTGAGAGCGTCGTCTCACCGGCGTTTCCCCTCTGCGAGAGCGGAGTCTCAGCGGGCGTCAGGTCAGCTTGATCTGACGGTTCATGTCCTTGTACAGCAGATACCGGAAGTCGCCGGGGCCGCCGGCGTAGCAGGCCTGCGGGCAGAACGCGCGAAGCAGCATGTAGTCGCCCGCCTCGACCTCGACCCAGTCGCCGTTGAGGTGGTAGACGGCCTTGCCCTCGAGAACGAACAGGCCGTGCTCCATGACGTGCGTCTCGGCGAACGGGATCGAGCCGCCCGGCTTGAAGGTGACGATGTTCACCTGCATGTCGTGCGCCATGTCGTTCGAGTCGGCGAAGCGCGTGGTGAGCCACGCGTCGGTGCCCACCATCGGCGTCGGCTCGATGTCCTGGTCGCGGGTCACGAACGACGCAGGTGCGTCGACGCCCTCGAGCCACTCGTACGCCTTGCGGATCCAGTGGAAGCTGGTGATCTCGTCGCCCTCGTTCTTGAGCGACCAGTTCGCGCCAGGCGCGAGGAACGCGTATCCGCCCTCCTCGAGCACGTGGGTCTCGCCTTCGAGGGTCAGCGTGAGCTGTCCGGTGGTGACGAAGACGACGCCCTCGACGCCGGCCTCGGGCTCGGGCTTGGCCGCCTCGCCACCAGGGGAGATCTCGACGATCAGCTGCGAGAAGGTCTCGGCCGAGCTCGGGGTGGGCTTGGCGATGATCCACGCGCGGGTGTTGCTGAATCCGGGCAGGCTGCTCGTGACGATGTCACGCAGCACGCCCTTGGGGATCACCGTGTAGGCGAGCTTGACGATCGCGCGGTCGGTGAGCAGCTCGGTCTGCCCCGGCAGTCCGCCGGTGGGGGTGTAGTACGACATCAGGCCTCCTTGGTGGCGAGTTTGGGATGTGCGAGCCGGGTCAGCTCTGCGGGCGATGCGCCCGTCGACGAGCGCACCTCGTCGTCGGTGAGCGCACCGCACTCCAGGCCGCGCACGACGAAGCGGGCGAGGGCGCGAGCGGTGGCCGGCTCGTCCATGATCGTCGCGTCACTGCCGTGCAGGTAGTTGTCGAGGCGTCTGGCCGCGGCGTCGAACCCCTCGCGGTAGAACGCGTAGGTCGCCAGGTAGCGGGTCGGCAGCTGGTTGGCGTGCAGATCCCAGCCCTGGTAGTAGCCGCGCTCGAGAGAGCGCCGCACCAGGCGGGCGTGCAGCGTCCAGGCTTCCTGCGCCTTCTCGCCCAGCGGGATGACGTTGGTCGACCCGTCGGAGAGCCGCACACCGGTCTCGGCGACCGCGACCTGCATGACCTGCTTGGCGTAGTCGGCCGCGGGGTGCTCCATCGACTGGTACGCAGCGGCGATCTGCAGCGAGGCGCTGTAGTCGTACGTGCCGTAGTGCAGCGCGGAGACGCGCCCCTGCGCGCGGTGCAGCAGCGTCGCGACGGGGG
It encodes:
- a CDS encoding bifunctional allantoicase/(S)-ureidoglycine aminohydrolase, which gives rise to MMSYYTPTGGLPGQTELLTDRAIVKLAYTVIPKGVLRDIVTSSLPGFSNTRAWIIAKPTPSSAETFSQLIVEISPGGEAAKPEPEAGVEGVVFVTTGQLTLTLEGETHVLEEGGYAFLAPGANWSLKNEGDEITSFHWIRKAYEWLEGVDAPASFVTRDQDIEPTPMVGTDAWLTTRFADSNDMAHDMQVNIVTFKPGGSIPFAETHVMEHGLFVLEGKAVYHLNGDWVEVEAGDYMLLRAFCPQACYAGGPGDFRYLLYKDMNRQIKLT